In Candida dubliniensis CD36 chromosome 6, complete sequence, the following are encoded in one genomic region:
- a CDS encoding sulphate permease, putative (Similar to S. cerevisiae SUL1;~significant matches to S. cerevisiae proteins; best match is to an uncharacterised putative sulfate permease (YPR003C) that physically interacts with Hsp82p, localizes to the ER, and is not an essential gene (Paulsen IT, et al. (1998). FEBS Lett 430(1-2):116-25); best match to a characterised protein is to SUL1, a high-affinity sulfate permease, which along with SUL2 controls the concentration of endogenous activated sulfate intermediates (Cherest et al. (1997). Genetics 145(3):627-35)) translates to MPMALLDDTSPTHTHPPQIPMKRTPRSDTVSPDRSRLTSPSPSIRHISHTRVNTERSYLLHKDTTLQVADTESIIYQNPAPNEYTPANTQNLESLSWSEILPYYIPCLSWIGQYTVEFFIGDLIGGLSLVFFQLPLSLSYATSLAHVPVTSGLYSLGISPLIYLIFGSVPQMIVGPEAPISLIVGQAIEPLLHHAKKAHLDPVEYLVAITFVSGSTLLGFGLARFGFLDNVLSASLLKGFIAGVGIVMIITSSIIVLGLEKLMKQISDDPNEMDIHSPFDKVRFLVQYIGQRNQQSLNIGLVGFFIIFAVRLFKKYAAKQHGRLYKYAVFIPEIMLVVAGSTILCQHYRWDLGGLPVIGKVRNKGDFKFYNPVSLSNLHLIKDLCASGFMCAMLGFFESTTASKSLGSMYDLPISSNRELVALGSINIFGSIFGALPAFGGYGRSKVNAISAKTTMSGGIMGICTLLTIHFLLKYLYFVPQCILSVVAAVIGISLIEEAPYELYFHWKTRGIDEIITFCVTVFTTLFFSMEGGIAVGIGYSLVRVVKNSTFSRIQILGRYPNTNRFVDADIPAYQNNQEKVAGSYLNLFDDAQQMQLNTQVLEEIEGCLIIKVPEPLTFTNCSDLTTRLKRVEMYGSTKAHPASKRSRDIGMTKYVIFDLKGMSFLDSTAAKILKSLLQGYRKRGIRTCFVRMSSDKHLRKMLLDSGICKLLIDDLTDLKYFAIQEIAEQNSSPVTTPEMEAIIECYSLIEDDTRPYFNHISDALKVIDCFETNYVDTIDA, encoded by the coding sequence ATGCCCATGGCTTTATTGGACGATACTTCccccacacacacacacccACCCCAAATCCCCATGAAGAGAACCCCTAGATCAGATACTGTCTCTCCCGACAGATCCAGACTTACGAGTCCATCACCGAGTATACGTCATATCTCACACACCAGGGTCAATACCGAAAGGCTGTATTTGCTTCACAAAGACACAACATTACAAGTGGCTGACACAGAATCGATCATCTACCAAAACCCTGCACCAAATGAGTACACTCCTGCTAATACACAGAACCTAGAAAGCTTGCTGTGGTCGGAAATCCTTCCCTACTATATCCCATGCTTATCTTGGATTGGCCAGTACACCGTCGAGTTTTTCATTGGCGATTTGATTGGCGGATTGAGTTTGGTGTTTTTCCAATTACCCTTGTCGTTGTCCTATGCGACTAGTTTGGCTCACGTGCCTGTAACTTCAGGGTTGTATTCGTTAGGCATTTCCCCGTTGATATACCTTATATTTGGAAGCGTGCCGCAAATGATTGTTGGACCAGAGGCCCCGATTTCTTTGATTGTGGGACAGGCAATTGAGCCATTGCTACACCATGCGAAAAAGGCCCACCTCGATCCCGTTGAGTACTTGGTGGCCATTACTTTTGTTAGTGGCTCAACATTGCTTGGCTTTGGGTTGGCCAGATTCGGTTTCCTCGATAACGTATTGAGTGCATCCTTGCTAAAAGGATTTATTGCTGGTGTTGGTATAGTCATGATCATCACGTCTCTGATAATTGTTCTTGGATTGGAAAAACtaatgaaacaaatttcCGACGACCCCAACGAAATGGATATACATTCGCCATTTGATAAAGTCAGGTTTCTTGTGCAGTACATTGGGCAGCGCAACCAACAGAGTCTCAATATAGGGTTGGTGGGgtttttcattatatttGCAGTACGTTTGTTTAAAAAGTATGCTGCCAAGCAGCATGGCAGACTTTACAAGTATGCAGTATTTATTCCAGAAATCATGTTGGTGGTTGCTGGCTCGACAATTCTCTGTCAGCATTACCGTTGGGATTTAGGCGGACTTCCAGTTATAGGCAAGGTACGAAACAAAGGTGATTTCAAGTTTTACAACCCTGTGTCTTTGTCCAATCTACACTTGATCAAAGACCTTTGTGCGTCTGGGTTTATGTGTGCCATGTTGGGGTTTTTCGAGTCAACAACCGCATCAAAATCGTTGGGGTCCATGTACGACCTCCCCATTTCATCGAACCGTGAATTGGTTGCCCTTGGAAGCATAAATATATTTGGGTCAATTTTTGGGGCTCTACCAGCGTTTGGAGGCTACGGCCGATCAAAGGTGAATGCCATCTCTGCGAAAACAACCATGCTGGGAGGAATTATGGGTATCTGCACATTACTCACGATCCACTTTTTGCTAAagtatttgtattttgtCCCACAATGTATTCTTAGTGTGGTGGCAGCGGTTATTGGTATACTGTTGATCGAGGAGGCGCCATATGAACTCTACTTTCATTGGAAAACAAGAGGCATAGACGAGATTATCACATTCTGCGTAACCGTCTTTACCACgttatttttttccatGGAGGGAGGCATTGCCGTGGGGATCGGGTACCTGCTTGTTCGAGTTGTCAAAAACTCAACATTCTCCCGAATCCAAATTCTTGGCCGGTACCCCAATACAAACCGGTTTGTTGACGCCGATATCCCAGCATACCAAAATAACCAAGAAAAGGTTGCTGGGTCGTACCTAAACTTATTTGATGACGCCCAGCAAATGCAGTTGAATACACAAGTGTTGGAGGAAATTGAAGGGTGTTTGATAATCAAAGTGCCCGAACCACTTACATTCACCAACTGCAGTGATCTAACGACAAGATTAAAACGAGTTGAAATGTATGGATCCACAAAGGCACACCCAGCACTGAAACGAAGCAGAGACATTGGCATGACAAAATACGTCATTTTCGACTTGAAGGGGATGTCGTTCCTCGATTCGACAGCTGCAAAAATTCTCAAGTCATTGTTACAAGGCTATAGAAAAAGAGGTATACGTACATGCTTTGTCCGAATGAGCAGTGATAAGCATTTGCGGAAAATGCTACTTGATTCAGGGATCTGTAAATTGTTGATCGATGACTTGACTGATTTAAAATACTTTGCCATTCAAGAAATTGCCGAACAGAATTCACTGCCTGTAACAACACCAGAAATGGAAGCTATTATCGAGTGttattcattaattgaagaCGATACTCGCCCTTACTTTAATCATATAAGCGACGCTTTAAAGgttattgattgttttgaaacaaattatgTAGACACTATAGACGCATAA
- a CDS encoding uncharacterized WD repeat-containing protein, putative (has several significant matches to predicted proteins containing WD repeat domains, but none has been functionally characterised; putative orthologue in S. cerevisae encodes protein of unknown function that is localised to the cytoplasm; null mutant is viable, but shows sensitivity to high (1 M) NaCl (Giaever et al. (2002). Nature 418(6896):387-91)) produces the protein MSDKLSTRFRPLNHYGPVTALKIYKNYIIVGYGPTLKIFHINDEASLIFDKQVFHRNKIHHIDINAENDTVVISGGRSFLVSSLAELIDTKSVSAMEHTINEWIVTSYVLDDKHILLLNSHNTIIKIDTTNFSVVDKIDCKEKSILYSGSITKLPSGDIYVAAGTVMNGTIIWDLYSQTIKHNLTDHEGSIFGIKIDPSGQYIVSCSDDRSIKLYSFNEGKLLATGWGHGSRIWSLEFFSGKPLKIMSCGEDCTMRMWEYTPGHELLEQIELWENFHRGKHIWSGDVDNADLKIAVTGGADGKVRVHDLTRQNRQRFSLSEISSTISLSKTDFIRDYFELSGFLVLLMSNGYLLIRRDNKFTSLGHFAEFDGFGVVSGFAELGVVLICARDGRILSIDDSATPTWITTPTSNKIVNMLLDTSYGRYFVLLESPNPNVPFTLHELTLTMTGLQMSQTWDIPKPEPRFSVTAMAVDTVHHKLILASKKVTIGIFDLETSVASVFKKISPGDSVSSLSIITTTPESLQVLIVARDGFYTIAEITPALSLNILQQNKITRGVIEGGFMHNNELVLYGFKSSYFFVWNETKQIEIMNEQCGGSGHRHYKFYHDEAKHFRFIYTLKSELCIRTHHVRFNDTFGLIQNGTHGREIRDVTISSDHKLVATSSEDSSICLSKLSDDGKLVNIWNMTNHVSGMQKIKFLSKHFIASSAANEEFIIWKLSWSGELPMLMEYNRLNPTKEIPDLRVMDFSSIENDVGFTIATVYSDSNIKVWQFDFDTGFHLLNSWFYSTCCILNCQFLNNHHLLIGTTDGCVTIYDTTTAKAVAKEKLHQSGVKAIGIHQDYLITGGDDNAITVSQVNNTSIKLIDRVEDAASATITSIGYVDNKSFIATSVDQIVRLWTFSSGKLVCTGARYTTIADTGCCDTTTVNNKTLAVIGGAGISTWEIVY, from the coding sequence ATGTCAGACAAACTATCTACAAGGTTTAGGCCACTCAATCATTATGGCCCAGTCACAGCATTAAAGATTTACAAGAACTATATTATTGTCGGTTATGGACCaactttaaaaatttttcacatCAATGATGAGGCCAGTCTTATTTTTGACAAACAAGTGTTCCATAGAAACAAGATTCATCATATTGATATCAATGCCGAGAACGACACGGTTGTTATTAGTGGTGGACGCTCGTTTCTTGTTCTGCTGTTGGCAGAGTTGATAGACACTAAAAGCGTATCTGCGATGGAACACACAATCAATGAGTGGATTGTCACTTCCTACGTTTTGGACGACAAGCACATACTATTGCTAAACTCCCACAACACAATTATAAAGATCGACACAACCAACTTTTCGGTGGTGGATAAAATCGATTGCAAGGAGAAATCGATATTGTACAGCGGGTCAATTACAAAACTACCAAGCGGTGATATCTATGTCGCCGCTGGTACAGTGATGAACGGAACGATCATCTGGGACTTGTACAGtcaaacaatcaaacaCAACTTGACTGATCACGAAGGGTCTATTTTTGGAATCAAAATTGACCCATCAGGACAGTATATTGTATCGTGTTCGGACGACAGGTCAATTAAATTGTACAGCTTTAATGAAGGGAAATTACTAGCAACCGGTTGGGGACATGGATCGAGAATTTGGTCCCTAGAGTTTTTCAGTGGGAAGCCCCTAAAAATAATGTCCTGTGGGGAGGACTGTACCATGCGTATGTGGGAGTATACGCCTGGCCACGAATTACTCGAACAAATAGAATTGTGGGAAAATTTCCACCGTGGGAAACACATTTGGAGTGGTGATGTCGATAATGCCGATTTGAAAATTGCCGTAACCGGTGGCGCAGATGGGAAAGTCAGAGTCCATGACTTGACCCGGCAAAACCGTCAAAGGTTTTCATTATCAGAAATATCATCCACCATCAGTCTCAGCAAGACTGATTTTATTAGAGATTATTTTGAGTTGCTGGGATTTCTTGTCTTGTTAATGTCAAATGGTTATTTGCTCATACGTAGGGACAACAAATTTACCAGCTTGGGCCATTTTGCAGAATTTGATGGGTTTGGAGTTGTTAGTGGATTTGCTGAACTTGGCGTGGTACTAATCTGTGCTAGAGATGGAAGAATTTTGTCTATTGATGACAGTGCTACTCCAACATGGATCACTACCCCAACCAGCAACAAGATAGTTAACATGTTGCTCGACACAAGCTATGGCAGATACTTTGTGTTGCTTGAAAGTCCAAACCCGAATGTTCCATTTACACTCCACGAATTGACGCTCACCATGACGGGCTTGCAGATGTCCCAAACATGGGACATTCCTAAACCGGAGCCGAGATTTAGTGTAACTGCCATGGCAGTAGATACAGTCCACCACAAACTCATCTTGGCATCGAAGAAAGTTACTATTggaatatttgatttggaaacGCTGGTAGCATCTGTGTTTAAGAAAATATCGCCAGGCGATTCAGTTTCGTCGTTGTCGATTATTACCACAACTCCAGAAAGTCTCCAAGTATTGATTGTTGCTAGAGATGGGTTCTACACTATTGCTGAAATAACCCCCGCTTTGTCACTAAACATCTTGCAGCAGAACAAAATCACTAGAGGGGTAATTGAAGGTGGGTTTATGCACAACAACGAGTTGGTGTTGTACGGCTTTAAATCATCATACTTTTTCGTATGGAACGAAACCAAGCAGATTGAGATCATGAATGAGCAGTGTGGTGGGAGTGGACACAGACACTATAAGTTCTATCACGATGAGGCAAAGCACTTTAGATTTATCTACACTTTGAAAAGCGAGTTATGTATACGCACCCACCACGTACGATTCAACGACACGTTTGGGTTGATTCAGAATGGTACTCATGGCCGTGAGATACGTGATGTGACAATTTCCAGCGACCATAAACTAGTGGCAACATCGTCTGAAGATTCGTCAATATGTCTCAGTAAATTGTCCGACGATGGCAAACTCGTAAACATTTGGAACATGACCAACCACGTCTCGGGAATGCAGAAGATTAAATTTTTAAGCAAACATTTTATTGCCAGCTCGGCTGCCAATGAAGAGTTTATTATATGGAAATTGAGTTGGTCGGGAGAACTCCCCATGCTTATGGAGTATAACCGATTAAACCCGACCAAGGAGATACCAGATTTGCGTGTAATGGATTTCAGCTCGATAGAGAATGATGTGGGGTTTACCATCGCCACGGTTTATTCAGACTCCAACATTAAGGTATGGCAGTTTGATTTTGACACTGGGTTCCACTTGCTTAATTCATGGTTTTATTCTACGTGCTGCATTTTGAATTGTCAATTTCTAAACAACCACCATTTACTTATTGGCACTACTGATGGGTGTGTGACAATCTACGACACAACCACTGCAAAAGCAGTGGCAAAAGAAAAGCTCCATCAAAGTGGTGTCAAGGCGATAGGCATCCACCAAGACTATTTGATTACCGGTGGGGATGACAACGCAATAACAGTCTCGCAAGTCAACAACACATCTATCAAACTTATTGATCGAGTGGAAGACGCAGCCTCTGCGACCATCACCTCCATTGGGTATGTCGACAACAAATCATTTATCGCCACCTCAGTTGACCAGATTGTTAGATTATGGACATTCTCACTGGGCAAATTAGTTTGCACAGGAGCAAGATATACTACAATTGCCGACACTGGGTGCTGCGACACAACTACagtaaacaacaaaacacTAGCAGTGATTGGAGGCGCTGGTATCAGTACATGGGAAATCGTGTATTAA
- a CDS encoding electron transfer flavoprotein complex subunit, mitochondrial precursor, putative (Similar to S. cerevisiae AIM45;~In S. cerevisiae: protein with similarity to mammalian electron transfer flavoprotein complex subunit ETF-alpha; interacts with yeast frataxin Yfh1p; null mutant displays increased frequency of mitochondrial genome loss (petite formation)) encodes MASYIAKRLFSRSRVRLDTLALVEGVSNGVSPASLSTITAATEIGEPVTAIVFGSNGDSVAEAVAKTEGVSKVLVAKDGEYDHCLAEKVSPLLKKIIEDQKFTHFLTAGSSIGKSVLPRLGALLDVQPVSEIIKVVDPTTFVRPIYAGNALATVKSKDSIILASVRASAFPPAEVGGATAPVEQVTESVESGNSAEFVSEQIVKSERPELGSATRVVSGGRGLKNKETFDQLIDPLATKLNAAIGASRAAVDSGFCDNSLQVGQTGKIVAPDLYIAVGISGAIQHLAGMKDSKVIVAINKDADAPIFNVADVGLVGDLNEVIPELTKKL; translated from the coding sequence ATGGCATCGTACATTGCAAAGAGATTGTTTTCCAGGAGTAGAGTTAGATTAGATACGCTTGCATTGGTAGAAGGTGTGAGCAATGGTGTTTCTCCCGCATCATTGTCTACAATTACTGCTGCCACCGAGATTGGGGAACCGGTGACGGCCATCGTTTTTGGGAGTAATGGAGATTCAGTTGCTGAGGCAGTGGCCAAAACCGAAGGTGTTTCTAAAGTGTTAGTTGCCAAAGACGGGGAATACGACCACTGTTTGGCAGAAAAGGTTTCACCTTTGCTTAAGAAGATTATTGAAGACCAGAAGTTTACCCACTTTTTAACTGCCGGCTCGTCGATTGGCAAATCAGTACTTCCAAGATTAGGAGCTTTGCTTGATGTGCAGCCCGTATCTGAAATTATCAAGGTTGTTGATCCAACTACGTTTGTGCGTCCAATCTATGCCGGTAACGCATTGGCTACAGTGAAATCAAAAGACAGTATTATTCTTGCATCCGTGAGAGCATCGGCGTTCCCGCCAGCTGAGGTTGGTGGCGCTACTGCTCCCGTCGAGCAAGTCACCGAATCTGTTGAATCAGGCAATAGTGCCGAGTTTGTGTCTGAACAAATTGTCAAATCCGAAAGACCAGAGTTGGGGCTGGCCACACGAGTGGTGTCTGGAGGTCGTGGGTTAAAGAATAAAGAGACGTTTGACCAGTTGATTGATCCGTTAGCCACCAAGTTGAATGCTGCCATTGGTGCATCCAGAGCAGCAGTTGATTCAGGGTTCTGTGACAATTCCTTACAAGTTGGTCAAACAGGTAAGATTGTTGCTCCAGATTTGTATATAGCTGTTGGTATCTCTGGTGCTATACAACACTTGGCAGGTATGAAAGATTCAAAAGTGATTGTTGCTATTAATAAAGATGCCGATGCGCCAATTTTCAATGTTGCTGATGTTGGGTTAGTTGGTGATTTAAACGAGGTTATTCCAGAGTTGACAAAGAAATTGTAG
- the NAG6 (SEY1) gene encoding N-acetyl-glucosamine metabolism enzyme, putative (In C. albicans: encodes a protein required for wild-type mouse virulence and wild-type cycloheximide resistance; putative GTP-binding motif; in a gene cluster that encodes enzymes of GlcNAc catabolism), which produces MELSEGELSHTSSSSSFVPVDQRQLQDAIQIIDEDKHFNTGILDYINKTSPADVGNNYHIISVFGSQSTGKSTLLNRLFNTNFDVMDESNRQQTTKGIWLAYSPVVSTTSGHTTSKSNILVMDVEGTDGRERGEDQDFERKAALFALSTSEILIINIWETQVGLYQGANMGLLKTVFEVNLSLFGKSKLEKHNEHKVLLLIVIRDHVGVTPVESLAKTFTSDLQNMWGSLSKPAELEHLRFADFFDVSFHALNHKVLQPKEFGEGINKLGDRLVVNNELFKPEYHHDVPIDGWTMYAERCWEQIETNKDLDLPTQQILVAQFKCDEIVEGVFQEFLSKYQHHFKEVDVDVDFAELGELFVDLRSDSLEDYDVSASRYNKAVYEQKRAKLRGLINDKLKEVFDVHAKKLCDTLLETFQKDLVALKGKDFAVNVKALSTKLVEQVVDTLSLMSLHGDISSNEITSGLSKEIDATIAKQQVIELNSIVNKSVKKLSGSLSKSIQFELGDPNDETWDNVLQMFKESYDKFGGDFGLGTSTTQNEQAIERFKFKSWCQFYDVTRKLISKEKLLALLQDRFDDKFRYDENGLPKLYLNEQDLEKTFAVAKQYALQVLPILTLAKLADGSEIVPEYDIFDSKLREEFLGAYDDSDDEDDHCFAEVVTEQEKSEVLAKFKKEVDAKYIETKRSIVQHITQIPYYIYLIILVLGWNEFMAIIRNPLFFSLSIVLGATVYVLYYLNLLKPAMLVAQRTMDEVIIMAKTKLREVLIDDHEVTGRQLNKIAGGKENIELDDM; this is translated from the coding sequence ATGGAATTATCTGAAGGTGAGTTATCACATACGTCATCTTCGTCATCGTTTGTTCCTGTTGATCAACGGCAATTGCAAGATGCAATTCAGATCATTGATGAGGATAAGCATTTCAACACTGGAATTCTTGACTATATCAACAAGACGTCACCCGCTGACGTAGGCAACAACTATCACATTATTTCTGTTTTTGGGTCACAATCGACTGGGAAGTCTACGTTGTTGAACAGATTATTTAATACCAATTTCGATGTTATGGATGAGCTGAACCGTCAGCAAACCACCAAGGGGATATGGTTGGCGTACTCGCCAGTGGTATCGACAACGTCGGGACACACCACAAGCAAGTCCAATATTCTTGTTATGGACGTAGAAGGTACTGATGGGAGAGAGAGGGGCGAGGACCAGGATTTTGAGCGTAAAGCTGCGTTGTTTGCGTTGTCGACATCGGAGATCttgattatcaatatcTGGGAGACTCAGGTAGGGTTGTACCAGGGTGCGAATATGGGATTGTTAAAAACAGTGTTTGAAGTTAATTTGTCGTTGTTTGGGAAAAGCAAGTTGGAAAAGCACAATGAGCATAAGgtgttgttattgattGTTATTAGGGACCATGTTGGTGTTACGCCAGTCGAGAGTTTAGCCAAGACATTTACGCTGGATTTGCAGAACATGTGGGGCAGTCTTTCCAAGCCGGCAGAGTTGGAGCATTTGCGATTTGCCGATTTCTTTGATGTCAGTTTCCATGCACTTAACCATAAGGTTCTTCAACCAAAAGAGTTTGGCGAGGGTATTAATAAGCTCGGTGATAGGTTGGTGGTCAACAATGAATTGTTTAAGCCCGAGTACCACCACGATGTTCCAATTGACGGGTGGACAATGTATGCTGAGCGATGCTGGGAGCAGATTGAAACCAATAAGGATTTGGATTTGCCGACACAACAGATTTTGGTTGCTCAGTTCAAGTGTGATGAGATTGTTGAGGGTGTGTTCCAAGAGTTTTTGTCAAAGTACCAGCACCATTTCAAGGAGGTGGATGTGGATGTTGACTTTGCAGAGTTGGGCGagttgtttgttgatttgagATCTGATTCGCTTGAGGATTACGATGTTTCTGCGTCTAGGTACAACAAGGCTGTTTATGAACAGAAGAGGGCAAAATTAAGAGGATTGATCAACGATAAGCTTAAGGAGGTGTTTGATGTGCATGCAAAGAAATTGTGTGATACCTTGTTGGAGACGTTCCAGAAGGATTTGGTTGCATTAAAAGGTAAGGATTTTGCCGTGAATGTGAAAGCGTTATCTACGAAGTTGGTTGAGCAGGTGGTTGACACGCTTAGTTTGATGTCGTTGCATGGCGACATTTCTTCGAATGAGATAACTTCGGGGTTGAGTAAGGAGATTGACGCTACCATTGCCAAGCAACAGGTTATTGAACTCAACTCGATTGTTAACAAGTCGGTGAAGAAACTTTCCGGTAGTTTATCGAAATCAATTCAGTTTGAGTTGGGCGATCCAAATGACGAGACGTGGGATAATGTTTTGCAGATGTTTAAGGAGTCGTACGACAAGTTTGGTGGTGATTTTGGGTTGGGTACATCTACCACCCAAAACGAGCAGGCCATTGAAAGATTCAAGTTCAAATCGTGGTGCCAGTTTTATGACGTCACCCGCAAGTTGATTTCTAAAGAGAAATTGTTGGCATTACTACAAGATAGGTTTGATGACAAGTTTCGGTACGATGAGAATGGGTTACCGAAATTGTACCTTAATGAGCAAGACTTGGAAAAGACGTTTGCGGTGGCTAAACAGTATGCGTTGCAGGTGTTGCCGATATTGACTCTTGCCAAGTTGGCAGATGGCTCAGAGATTGTTCCCGAGTACGATATTTTTGATTCCAAATTGAGAGAGGAGTTTTTAGGGGCTTACGACGATAGTGATGATGAGGACGATCATTGTTTTGCGGAAGTTGTCACCGAGCAAGAGAAGCTGGAGGTTTTGGCTAAGTTTAAGAAGGAAGTTGACGCCAAGTACATTGAGACCAAACGGTCTATTGTTCAGCATATCACGCAAATCCCATACTACATATACTTGATTATCTTGGTGCTTGGGTGGAATGAGTTTATGGCGATTATCCGGAACCCATTATTTTTCTCGTTGAGTATTGTGTTGGGGGCAACGGTGTATGTTTTGTACTACTTGAACTTGTTAAAGCCGGCTATGTTAGTGGCACAACGAACAATGGACGAGGTCATTATTATGGCCAAAACAAAGTTGAGGGAGGTATTGATTGATGACCATGAGGTTACAGGGCGCCAGTTGAATAAGATTGCGGGCGGTAAGGAAAATATTGAACTAGACGATATGTAA